In Candidatus Margulisiibacteriota bacterium, a single window of DNA contains:
- the msrB gene encoding peptide-methionine (R)-S-oxide reductase: MENDEEWKKKLTSEEYHVMRERGTEKPFAGKYYKNEENGMYYCAACGNPLFSSKTKFNSGSGWPSFFAPVEDDKIASDIDRSHGMERVEVHCSKCGSHLGHIFNDGPAPTGKRYCVNSVSLKFEKS; encoded by the coding sequence ATGGAAAATGATGAAGAATGGAAAAAAAAATTGACGTCTGAAGAATATCATGTGATGCGAGAGCGAGGGACCGAGAAGCCATTTGCCGGGAAGTACTATAAAAATGAAGAAAATGGAATGTATTATTGTGCTGCTTGCGGTAATCCCTTGTTCAGCTCGAAGACGAAATTTAATTCGGGAAGCGGATGGCCTAGCTTTTTTGCTCCGGTAGAAGATGATAAGATCGCTTCTGATATTGATCGAAGTCATGGCATGGAAAGAGTCGAAGTCCATTGTTCGAAATGCGGAAGCCATCTTGGACATATATTCAACGATGGTCCGGCTCCTACTGGCAAAAGATATTGTGTGAATTCGGTGTCGCTCAAATTCGAGAAATCGTAA
- a CDS encoding 2-dehydro-3-deoxyphosphogluconate aldolase translates to MDISGIKLIGIIRGIQEKDLVGTIEAAIAGGLTTIEITMNTPDSSLLIKKASDFFSDRAIIGAGTVITKEDLNSALEAGASFIVAPNFNVEIAGLCSINKTPYFPGALTPTEIINAWNAGVTMVKVFPVSSMGGARYIQELRGPYASVKLLACGGVTPENINEYFSAGIDCIAIGSQIFNREWMENKQFDKIQRAAELFVQQVKVTLN, encoded by the coding sequence ATGGATATTAGCGGAATAAAATTGATAGGCATTATTCGGGGTATTCAAGAAAAAGATCTTGTCGGGACGATTGAAGCGGCGATTGCTGGTGGACTCACTACAATAGAGATTACTATGAATACCCCGGATTCTTCGCTACTTATAAAAAAAGCTTCCGATTTCTTTTCGGACAGAGCTATAATTGGAGCGGGAACTGTCATTACCAAAGAGGACCTCAATAGTGCGCTCGAAGCAGGAGCCTCATTTATCGTGGCCCCTAATTTTAATGTTGAAATCGCGGGCTTATGTTCCATAAATAAGACCCCATATTTCCCCGGTGCGCTTACGCCTACTGAAATAATTAATGCTTGGAATGCCGGTGTGACTATGGTTAAGGTATTCCCGGTTTCTTCTATGGGCGGCGCTCGATATATTCAAGAACTTCGGGGACCCTATGCTTCCGTTAAGTTGCTTGCTTGCGGTGGGGTCACGCCTGAAAATATCAACGAATATTTCTCAGCCGGGATAGATTGTATTGCTATCGGTTCTCAGATTTTCAACCGTGAGTGGATGGAAAATAAGCAATTTGATAAGATTCAAAGAGCTGCAGAACTTTTCGTACAACAAGTAAAGGTAACCCTAAACTAA
- a CDS encoding nucleoid-structuring protein H-NS, protein MFRKEIKVLDCTIRDGGLINKWDFSDDFVKAVLVALAKSGIDYMEIGYKASRKIISPDGLGKWRFCDEDDIRKVCEGVDLNGMKLSAMVDIGRVEADEIIPADKSVFDMVRVASYVKDIDKAIELVKRFHDHGYETTINIMAVSRALSVDLEEALKQLAESEVPTVYVVDSNGALYSEQIDYMVKKYQKYLPGKTIGIHAHNNQQLAYANTIESIIHGANMLDATVYGIGRGAGNCPLELLLGFLKNPKFRLRPVIELIEKEFIRLREKIEWGYIIPYAITGILDEHPRSAMELRDSAQKDEFTKFFDSFQTELII, encoded by the coding sequence ATGTTCAGAAAAGAGATAAAAGTTCTTGATTGTACTATACGAGATGGCGGCTTAATAAATAAATGGGATTTTTCTGACGATTTTGTAAAAGCGGTCCTGGTAGCACTTGCAAAATCAGGGATAGATTATATGGAAATCGGGTATAAGGCTTCAAGAAAGATTATCTCGCCGGATGGTTTAGGAAAATGGCGTTTTTGTGATGAAGATGATATTAGAAAGGTATGCGAAGGTGTAGACCTTAATGGGATGAAACTTTCTGCGATGGTGGATATCGGACGAGTGGAAGCCGACGAAATAATCCCGGCAGATAAGAGCGTTTTCGATATGGTACGAGTTGCTTCTTATGTTAAAGACATTGATAAAGCTATAGAATTGGTCAAGAGATTTCACGATCATGGGTATGAAACAACCATAAATATAATGGCTGTTTCTCGGGCACTTAGTGTGGACCTTGAAGAAGCCCTCAAACAGCTAGCAGAGTCTGAAGTGCCGACAGTTTATGTTGTTGACAGTAATGGCGCACTCTACTCTGAACAAATCGATTACATGGTAAAAAAATATCAGAAATATTTACCTGGGAAGACTATCGGTATTCATGCACATAATAATCAACAGCTTGCTTACGCAAACACGATAGAATCGATAATTCATGGTGCAAATATGTTAGATGCAACTGTCTACGGTATCGGAAGGGGAGCAGGCAATTGCCCATTAGAACTTTTACTTGGTTTTCTAAAGAACCCTAAATTCCGTCTGCGTCCGGTGATCGAATTAATTGAAAAAGAATTTATACGTCTTCGTGAGAAGATTGAATGGGGTTATATAATCCCATATGCTATTACCGGAATTTTAGATGAACATCCTCGATCTGCAATGGAATTACGAGATAGTGCCCAGAAGGATGAGTTTACAAAGTTTTTTGATAGCTTTCAGACAGAGCTAATTATTTAA
- a CDS encoding pantoate--beta-alanine ligase — MIKDDDPERLREFLKRELGKRIGFVPTMGFLHDGHLSLVDAARKENDIVVVSIFVNPLQFGPSEDFEKYPRNIEKDCYLLEKSGVDFVFMPSPKMMYPSQALTTVAVPHFQNILCGKSRPGHFDGVTTVVAKLFNLVKPTNAYFGLKDYQQFVIIKKMTVDLNFDIAIIGCPIVRESDGLAMSSRNSYLSQIEREQARHLYRGIHSIANEIFSGEFDLDRFKKRFDSYITESIPNAKIDYFEVLDAFTLEAVSESTTHVLLATAVFIGTIRLIDNMIMPFQE, encoded by the coding sequence GTGATAAAGGATGATGATCCGGAGAGGCTGCGAGAGTTTCTAAAAAGGGAACTGGGAAAGCGTATTGGCTTTGTGCCTACTATGGGTTTTCTTCATGATGGCCATTTAAGTTTGGTAGATGCAGCGAGAAAAGAAAACGACATAGTCGTTGTAAGTATATTTGTTAATCCACTGCAATTCGGTCCTAGCGAGGACTTTGAGAAATATCCAAGAAATATTGAGAAAGATTGTTATTTACTCGAAAAATCCGGGGTGGATTTTGTTTTTATGCCATCTCCGAAGATGATGTATCCGTCTCAAGCCTTAACAACCGTTGCTGTTCCTCACTTTCAAAATATTCTTTGTGGTAAGTCACGACCTGGCCATTTTGATGGAGTTACAACTGTCGTAGCTAAGTTGTTCAATCTGGTGAAGCCTACAAACGCATATTTTGGTTTAAAGGATTACCAGCAGTTTGTCATTATAAAAAAGATGACAGTTGATTTAAATTTTGATATAGCTATTATTGGGTGTCCCATTGTCAGGGAAAGCGACGGCTTGGCGATGAGTTCACGTAATAGTTACCTCAGCCAGATAGAGCGTGAACAGGCTCGCCATCTTTATCGGGGAATTCATTCCATCGCTAATGAGATTTTTTCAGGAGAATTTGATCTGGATCGCTTTAAGAAACGATTCGACTCCTATATAACCGAATCCATCCCCAATGCTAAAATAGATTATTTTGAGGTCTTAGATGCCTTTACCCTGGAAGCGGTCTCTGAGTCTACAACCCATGTACTGCTTGCAACAGCAGTTTTCATCGGCACAATTCGATTAATAGATAATATGATTATGCCGTTTCAAGAGTAA
- a CDS encoding type I DNA topoisomerase — MGKALVIVESPAKAKTLEKFLGKDFTVKASGGHVRDLPTHRLGVKVENNFEPDYTVIKDKAKIISALMKSAQDKEIIYLAPDPDREGEAIAWHLAQVLELDLTKVKRIEFNEITQTAVLRAIESPRDINMDRVNAQQARRILDRLVGYKLSPLLWKKVKKGLSAGRVQSVAVWFICEREDAISRFIPVEYWTINVHLLAAISGKSTVVTVELIKFKDKKITISTKQEADEILKNIEDKDYSVTDIECKLKKRNPEPPFITSTLQQEASRKLGWSAKKTMMVAQKLYEGLDINGEHTGLITYMRTDSVRISEEARQATSVYITETYGEKFVGKGIFKQKKNIQDAHEAIRPTYLDKTPEYLQEHIGRDEYRLYTLIWKRFVASLMSPADIAMTTIFIAAGDYLFKITGSITEFPGFMTLYIEGKDDEEDEDGEKKLPPLKKGDKLKLESIDSLQHFTKPPARYTEATLVKTLEEKGIGRPSTYAPIISTIVDRGYVNKVDKNKLSPTELGMIVNKQLKDYFSAIIDVDFTAKMESQFDEIMGGNLLWTEVLGEFYKQFLGELKLAEDNMPKVKSEGKETDIKCDKCGSPMLEKVSRYGTFLACKAFPNCRNTKPIVSVIDVPCPECKGELVEKRTKRGKIFYGCRNYPDCKFAAWNKPLSTKCELCGGMMLQMAKNKIKCHSCSNITEVEKDNEDQD, encoded by the coding sequence GTGGGGAAAGCATTAGTTATTGTTGAGTCGCCTGCAAAAGCAAAGACATTAGAAAAATTCTTGGGGAAAGATTTCACGGTCAAAGCATCTGGAGGACACGTTAGAGATCTACCAACCCATCGATTAGGTGTAAAGGTAGAGAATAACTTTGAACCGGATTATACTGTTATCAAAGATAAAGCAAAAATTATCTCAGCTCTAATGAAGTCTGCACAAGATAAAGAAATAATATACCTGGCACCCGATCCTGATCGTGAAGGGGAAGCTATTGCCTGGCACCTTGCACAGGTTTTGGAGCTCGATCTTACAAAGGTTAAGCGTATTGAGTTTAATGAAATTACCCAGACGGCAGTGTTGCGAGCCATTGAGTCTCCTCGGGACATCAATATGGATAGGGTTAACGCTCAGCAAGCACGTCGTATATTAGACAGGCTTGTAGGATATAAGTTGAGCCCGTTATTATGGAAAAAAGTCAAAAAAGGCTTGAGTGCCGGACGTGTTCAATCAGTTGCTGTATGGTTCATCTGTGAACGGGAAGATGCTATCAGTCGATTTATTCCTGTGGAATATTGGACGATCAATGTTCATTTACTTGCAGCAATAAGTGGAAAAAGCACTGTGGTCACTGTAGAATTAATCAAGTTTAAGGATAAGAAAATCACTATCTCGACTAAGCAAGAGGCAGATGAAATACTTAAGAATATCGAAGATAAAGACTATAGTGTTACTGATATAGAATGCAAACTAAAAAAGCGAAATCCTGAACCTCCTTTTATTACAAGTACCTTACAACAAGAAGCTTCCCGTAAGCTTGGGTGGTCAGCAAAAAAGACAATGATGGTCGCTCAGAAGCTATATGAGGGCCTCGATATTAATGGCGAGCATACGGGATTGATTACCTATATGAGAACTGACTCAGTAAGGATTTCTGAGGAAGCCCGGCAAGCGACGTCTGTCTATATCACCGAGACTTATGGTGAGAAATTTGTTGGTAAAGGAATTTTTAAGCAGAAAAAAAACATTCAGGATGCCCATGAAGCCATACGTCCGACGTATCTAGATAAAACTCCGGAATATCTCCAGGAACATATCGGGAGAGATGAATATAGGCTCTATACTCTCATTTGGAAAAGGTTTGTTGCGTCCTTAATGTCTCCCGCGGATATTGCCATGACCACAATATTCATAGCAGCCGGTGATTACTTGTTCAAAATTACTGGAAGTATTACAGAGTTTCCTGGTTTTATGACATTGTACATTGAAGGAAAAGACGATGAAGAAGACGAAGATGGAGAGAAGAAGTTGCCTCCATTAAAAAAGGGAGATAAGCTGAAGCTAGAAAGTATAGACTCATTGCAACATTTCACTAAACCACCGGCTCGATATACAGAAGCTACTCTCGTTAAGACGCTGGAAGAAAAAGGAATTGGTCGTCCATCGACCTATGCACCAATTATATCGACAATAGTCGACCGGGGATATGTTAATAAGGTTGATAAAAATAAACTATCGCCAACTGAACTTGGAATGATAGTTAATAAACAGCTTAAGGATTACTTTTCCGCTATTATTGATGTAGATTTTACTGCTAAAATGGAGAGTCAGTTTGATGAGATAATGGGTGGAAACCTTTTATGGACAGAAGTTCTCGGTGAATTCTATAAGCAATTTTTAGGAGAGCTGAAGCTGGCGGAAGATAATATGCCGAAAGTGAAAAGCGAAGGAAAAGAAACCGATATTAAGTGCGATAAATGTGGTAGTCCAATGCTGGAAAAGGTAAGCAGGTATGGAACCTTTTTGGCATGTAAAGCTTTTCCTAACTGCAGAAATACGAAGCCTATAGTTTCGGTGATCGATGTGCCATGTCCGGAATGCAAGGGAGAGTTAGTCGAGAAGCGGACCAAGCGTGGGAAAATATTCTATGGGTGTCGTAATTATCCTGATTGTAAGTTCGCAGCCTGGAATAAACCTTTATCAACGAAGTGTGAATTGTGTGGTGGAATGATGCTTCAAATGGCAAAAAATAAAATAAAGTGCCATAGTTGCAGTAATATAACTGAAGTGGAAAAAGATAATGAAGATCAAGATTAA
- the mutL gene encoding DNA mismatch repair endonuclease MutL, which translates to MFFMENRKIKILDKIVADQIAAGEVVSRPASVVKELVENSIDAGATKIDVDVIAGGIISLTVSDDGEGIAPDDIPLALLRHATSKLSDIGDLDKLYTLGFRGEALASISSVARVKITSQQRNIAGQSAYTLESNGGIVSDLKKAGRAPGTTIEVSDLFYNVPARRKFLKREITEFGHIADIVEKLIFSFPEIKFSLSHNGKKVYNSPGNGSLLDALSSVYPKDLVKKLVKIDYGIQKITLLGYISSPLYTVSDKSKQVFFVNRRHIYNATLSKAMEEGYRNILEKDRSPVGVIFITLDPKDVDVNVHPSKREVKFADNTEIYSIIKAAVSSLLHSVVTECPSSDNYQPMVQSLGNQGVQIPRASVPSLMIERPSDSAENLFAFNKLSSPGSTVASRPAEIQHAMQALSPIETLKKGTIVQIFNTYLIEEKDGNMTMYDQHALHERILFEQLLKKDREISSQKLLVPEMVFLSKSELALLEEYLVFFKDSGFEIEFFGQDCILIRAVPTFLTNKNYLELFSQIITDILTIRNSEAIEKITESVLKIVACRSAIKAGDSLSDVMIQSLFREAAKTPNIDTCPHGRPTHVEFSPHDLEKMFHRT; encoded by the coding sequence ATGTTTTTTATGGAAAACCGTAAAATTAAAATTCTTGATAAAATCGTTGCTGATCAGATTGCTGCCGGAGAAGTGGTTTCACGTCCTGCTTCAGTCGTGAAAGAGTTGGTCGAAAATTCTATCGATGCCGGAGCTACAAAGATCGATGTTGATGTCATCGCCGGTGGAATTATTTCCCTCACTGTTTCCGATGATGGCGAAGGTATCGCTCCTGATGATATCCCTTTAGCGTTGCTTCGCCATGCAACGAGTAAGCTTTCTGATATAGGCGATTTAGATAAACTGTATACTTTGGGCTTTCGAGGCGAGGCACTCGCGAGTATTTCCAGTGTTGCCCGGGTGAAGATTACTTCTCAGCAACGTAATATAGCCGGGCAATCTGCTTATACTTTGGAAAGTAATGGCGGTATTGTTTCTGATTTGAAGAAAGCCGGCAGAGCACCTGGGACTACCATTGAGGTTTCCGATTTGTTTTATAATGTGCCAGCCCGGAGAAAATTCCTTAAAAGGGAAATTACGGAGTTTGGTCACATAGCTGATATTGTTGAGAAGCTAATTTTTTCTTTCCCTGAAATCAAGTTTTCTTTGTCACATAATGGGAAGAAAGTCTATAATTCTCCAGGGAATGGAAGCCTATTGGATGCGTTATCCTCAGTGTATCCAAAAGACTTGGTTAAAAAATTGGTTAAAATTGATTATGGAATACAGAAGATCACCTTGCTAGGCTATATAAGTTCCCCGCTTTATACCGTTTCAGATAAATCGAAGCAGGTGTTCTTTGTTAATAGACGGCATATTTATAACGCCACACTTTCGAAGGCGATGGAAGAGGGCTACCGGAATATCCTTGAAAAAGATAGATCGCCCGTAGGCGTTATATTTATAACGCTAGATCCCAAAGATGTTGACGTGAATGTCCATCCTTCCAAACGAGAAGTAAAGTTTGCTGATAATACCGAAATTTATAGTATTATCAAGGCTGCTGTCTCAAGTTTGTTGCATTCTGTCGTTACAGAGTGTCCTTCCTCCGACAATTACCAACCCATGGTTCAATCATTAGGTAATCAGGGAGTTCAGATCCCTCGGGCATCTGTACCTAGTCTAATGATCGAGCGACCCAGTGACAGTGCTGAAAACTTGTTTGCTTTTAATAAACTGAGCTCTCCGGGTAGCACCGTAGCTTCTAGACCAGCAGAGATTCAGCATGCCATGCAGGCATTATCGCCTATCGAAACATTGAAAAAAGGAACAATTGTTCAGATATTCAATACCTACCTTATCGAAGAAAAGGATGGCAATATGACCATGTATGATCAACATGCCCTTCATGAACGGATCCTTTTCGAGCAACTGCTCAAAAAGGACCGGGAGATATCTTCCCAAAAATTACTCGTCCCGGAAATGGTCTTTCTGAGCAAATCAGAATTAGCCCTGCTTGAAGAATACCTTGTTTTTTTCAAAGATTCAGGCTTCGAAATAGAGTTTTTTGGACAGGATTGCATTCTTATTCGAGCAGTCCCAACCTTCTTAACAAACAAGAATTATCTCGAATTGTTTTCTCAAATTATCACCGATATTCTTACAATAAGAAACTCTGAAGCAATAGAGAAAATAACGGAGAGTGTACTGAAGATAGTTGCTTGCCGGAGTGCGATTAAGGCCGGTGACAGCTTGTCTGATGTAATGATTCAATCTCTATTCCGTGAAGCGGCAAAGACCCCGAATATTGATACCTGTCCGCATGGAAGACCAACTCATGTAGAGTTTTCCCCGCACGATCTGGAAAAAATGTTTCACCGTACCTGA
- the thiE gene encoding thiamine phosphate synthase codes for MNENFLRLIDVNINRASEGLRVVEEIIRHIDGNKELFSLIRDVRHKVNNLSNNYPDKIYTRKSQSDPGRASSVPMRKDVRDLVHANLKRAQEALRVLEEVCLEKEYCTELRFAVYEMEKDIVSLFVAKYDLHCMKLYVISSDADVLLKACQEGVSIIQLRDKISNTQEIITKARKIKDGLSLVSQKVIFIINDRPDIAKIIDADGVHIGQEDMSVQEAREIVGPTKIVGKSTHSIDQAKAAQAEGADYIGVGPLWATPTKAGRAAVGLEFLEAVVQSITIPFVAIGGINNENIASVLNAGARNVAIVRATGQVPVLLEKINEVFRR; via the coding sequence ATGAATGAAAACTTTTTGCGGCTAATCGACGTTAATATTAATCGAGCTTCTGAAGGGTTGAGGGTAGTAGAAGAGATAATTCGCCATATTGACGGGAATAAAGAATTATTTTCATTGATTAGGGATGTTCGACATAAAGTCAATAATCTGTCCAATAATTATCCAGATAAGATCTACACAAGAAAATCTCAAAGCGATCCTGGTCGTGCATCTTCTGTCCCAATGCGAAAAGATGTGAGAGATCTCGTCCATGCCAACCTAAAGCGAGCGCAGGAAGCGTTGAGAGTCTTGGAAGAAGTGTGTCTCGAAAAAGAATACTGCACCGAACTTCGGTTTGCCGTTTATGAAATGGAAAAAGATATCGTAAGCCTATTTGTGGCAAAGTACGATCTTCATTGTATGAAGCTTTACGTTATCTCCAGTGACGCGGATGTGCTTCTAAAGGCATGTCAGGAAGGTGTGAGTATCATACAATTAAGAGATAAGATATCGAATACCCAAGAGATTATTACCAAAGCAAGAAAGATTAAAGACGGCTTGAGTCTGGTTTCCCAGAAAGTAATCTTTATTATTAATGATAGACCAGATATCGCGAAGATAATTGACGCGGATGGTGTTCACATCGGGCAAGAAGACATGTCAGTTCAAGAAGCCCGTGAGATCGTTGGGCCTACGAAAATAGTAGGAAAATCGACTCACAGTATTGACCAGGCAAAAGCTGCCCAAGCGGAAGGCGCAGATTATATCGGGGTCGGGCCATTATGGGCGACACCTACAAAGGCCGGTAGGGCTGCCGTTGGGCTTGAGTTTTTAGAAGCAGTTGTTCAGTCAATAACTATTCCCTTTGTTGCAATTGGCGGGATAAATAATGAAAATATTGCTTCCGTTCTCAACGCTGGCGCCAGAAATGTTGCAATCGTCAGAGCCACTGGTCAAGTTCCCGTCCTGTTAGAAAAAATCAATGAAGTCTTTCGCAGATAA
- a CDS encoding CTP synthase: MSEYGKTKYIFVTGGVVSSLGKGITAASLGRLLKNRGVSVSIVKFDPYINVDPGTMSPYQHGEVFVTEDGAETDLDLGHYERFIDVNHTKSNNVTAGMIYASVIAKERRGDYLGGTVQVIPHITNEIKERIKRATKDRHFDVVIIEIGGTVGDIEGLPFLEAIRQFRKEIGRNNAINIHVTLVPYLNSSGEFKTKPTQHSVKELRSIGIQPDIIVCRTERPMEDDLKEKISLFCDVEREAVIEMADVPSIYEVPIMLEKEMLDDIVIKYLGLKAKSRNLVEWKKMISKMKACQDVVNIAIVGKYVELSDAYISVVESLRHAGIDCEHKIFIKWINSENAETQGIEHELSDVHGIVVPGGFGSRGVEGKLMAIKYARENNVPYLGLCLGMQCAVIEFARNVLDLKDAHSTEFAPNSAYPVIDLLPEQKDVVDLGGTMRLGVYACKVKDKTILRTAYQSEVIYERHRHRYEFNNHYRKVFEEAGMVFSGLSPDDRLVEVVEIPAHPFFIATQYHPEFKSRPNNPHPLFRAFVKAAIVYSGEQGKLFE, from the coding sequence ATGAGTGAATATGGTAAGACGAAATACATATTTGTAACAGGTGGTGTAGTATCTTCTCTTGGAAAAGGGATAACCGCTGCTTCACTTGGCAGGCTTCTAAAAAATAGAGGAGTTAGCGTTTCCATAGTGAAATTTGACCCTTATATCAATGTTGACCCGGGTACCATGAGCCCTTATCAGCATGGAGAAGTTTTTGTTACTGAAGATGGGGCTGAAACAGATCTTGATCTAGGCCATTATGAGAGATTTATTGATGTTAACCATACTAAAAGTAATAATGTAACCGCTGGGATGATCTACGCTTCAGTTATTGCCAAAGAGCGACGCGGAGATTATTTAGGCGGGACTGTCCAGGTTATTCCCCATATTACAAATGAAATCAAAGAACGCATAAAAAGAGCGACGAAGGACCGCCATTTTGATGTTGTTATCATTGAAATCGGCGGGACTGTGGGTGATATTGAAGGTCTTCCTTTTCTTGAGGCTATAAGGCAGTTTCGAAAAGAGATTGGCCGAAACAATGCAATTAATATCCATGTTACGCTAGTTCCTTATCTCAATTCATCAGGTGAGTTTAAGACTAAGCCAACTCAGCATAGTGTAAAAGAATTGCGTAGTATCGGGATACAGCCTGACATTATTGTATGTAGGACTGAACGTCCGATGGAAGATGACCTTAAAGAAAAAATCTCATTGTTTTGCGATGTTGAAAGGGAAGCTGTGATTGAGATGGCGGATGTCCCTTCAATTTACGAAGTGCCTATCATGCTTGAAAAAGAAATGCTCGATGACATTGTTATTAAATATCTAGGATTAAAGGCTAAATCAAGGAATTTGGTTGAATGGAAGAAAATGATTAGTAAGATGAAAGCTTGTCAGGATGTTGTGAATATTGCAATAGTTGGCAAGTATGTCGAGCTGTCAGATGCCTATATATCGGTAGTCGAGTCACTTCGGCATGCTGGAATTGATTGCGAACACAAAATATTTATTAAATGGATAAATTCAGAAAATGCAGAGACACAGGGTATTGAACATGAGCTGTCCGATGTCCATGGTATCGTTGTTCCTGGAGGCTTTGGTTCTAGAGGTGTCGAAGGAAAGCTGATGGCAATAAAGTATGCCCGGGAAAACAATGTTCCTTATCTAGGATTATGCCTTGGTATGCAGTGTGCAGTAATTGAATTTGCCAGGAATGTACTTGACCTTAAAGATGCACATAGTACCGAATTCGCCCCTAATTCCGCTTATCCGGTTATCGATCTTCTACCAGAACAGAAGGATGTCGTTGACCTGGGCGGAACGATGCGGTTAGGCGTATATGCCTGCAAAGTGAAAGACAAGACTATATTGAGAACTGCATATCAGTCAGAAGTTATTTACGAGCGCCACAGGCATCGTTATGAGTTTAATAATCATTATAGAAAAGTATTTGAAGAAGCCGGGATGGTTTTTTCCGGACTTTCGCCTGATGATCGATTAGTTGAAGTTGTTGAAATACCAGCGCATCCTTTTTTTATTGCTACCCAGTATCATCCTGAGTTTAAGTCGCGACCGAACAATCCTCATCCGTTATTTCGGGCATTTGTGAAAGCAGCTATTGTTTATTCTGGAGAACAAGGAAAATTGTTTGAATAA
- a CDS encoding hemolysin yields the protein MNHILELFGHYIFYLWIIVLVLLVILSAFFSGAETAITAVNKYKIRNLSEKKNKNARILHGLLERPGRVITTLLIGSNIANISASALATAIGITYLSGYFDIALITSVVTVLMTIIIIIFGEIIPKNAAITHSEKVSLLLAPVVSVVLKLMGPISSLLSNISRLLIRLFGGPLPEKGSLLTTEELQMMLKVSEEEGIIEEEEKEMIQGIFELSNIIVREIMTPRIDMACVEINATIADVIDIAFASGHSRIPVYEEVIDNVKGIIYIKDLLKVTNEEKKSGIKKYLREAYYVPETKKVDELLTKMRIAKNHIAIVVDEYGGTSGVVSIEDILEEIVGDIQDEYDEEEPPMVKKIDEHLYLFSAKVSIWEIDELLEVSIPEGEDYDTLGGFLCDVVGEIPHKDRIIEWENLTFKVVEASKQQILLVQVQVHPLNEQSDENEPRE from the coding sequence GTGAACCATATTTTGGAACTTTTTGGACACTATATATTCTACTTATGGATTATAGTATTGGTATTGTTGGTCATATTATCTGCTTTTTTTTCTGGTGCCGAAACTGCAATAACCGCGGTAAATAAATATAAAATAAGAAACTTAAGCGAGAAAAAAAATAAAAATGCCAGAATCCTCCATGGCTTGTTAGAAAGGCCTGGAAGAGTTATTACAACACTGCTTATCGGGAGCAATATTGCTAATATATCTGCGTCTGCATTAGCAACTGCGATTGGTATCACGTATTTGTCCGGCTATTTCGATATCGCTTTGATTACGTCTGTTGTAACCGTGTTGATGACAATTATCATAATTATTTTTGGTGAAATTATCCCGAAAAATGCTGCAATTACTCATTCTGAAAAAGTTTCTTTGCTGCTCGCTCCTGTTGTCAGTGTTGTTCTGAAGTTAATGGGGCCGATTTCTTCGCTATTAAGCAATATCTCTAGATTACTTATCAGGCTTTTTGGCGGGCCGCTTCCTGAAAAGGGGTCGTTATTAACCACGGAAGAACTGCAAATGATGCTCAAGGTTTCTGAAGAAGAGGGTATTATCGAAGAAGAAGAAAAAGAAATGATCCAGGGGATTTTTGAATTGAGTAATATAATCGTGAGAGAAATAATGACTCCACGTATTGATATGGCTTGTGTGGAGATTAATGCTACGATAGCGGATGTTATTGATATTGCTTTTGCGTCTGGTCATTCTCGAATTCCGGTTTATGAAGAGGTTATTGATAATGTCAAAGGAATTATTTATATAAAGGATTTACTTAAAGTCACTAATGAAGAAAAAAAATCAGGAATAAAGAAATACCTTCGGGAAGCTTATTATGTGCCTGAAACGAAAAAAGTCGATGAGCTATTGACTAAAATGAGAATTGCCAAGAATCATATTGCAATTGTCGTAGATGAGTATGGTGGTACGTCAGGCGTGGTATCTATCGAGGACATTCTTGAGGAAATTGTTGGCGATATCCAAGATGAATACGACGAAGAAGAACCCCCAATGGTAAAAAAAATTGATGAACATCTTTATCTTTTTTCTGCGAAGGTTAGTATTTGGGAAATTGATGAGTTGTTGGAAGTTTCAATTCCTGAAGGGGAAGATTATGATACGTTAGGCGGGTTTCTTTGCGATGTGGTGGGGGAGATCCCTCATAAAGATCGTATTATTGAGTGGGAAAACTTGACATTCAAGGTGGTTGAAGCAAGTAAACAGCAGATTTTGCTTGTTCAAGTGCAAGTCCATCCACTGAATGAACAATCAGATGAAAACGAGCCGAGAGAATAA